The uncultured Carboxylicivirga sp. genomic interval ATATAAGTATCCAACTTTATTAGCGTTACTTGGGTCATCATCGTATGCACAGTATGCACCTTTTTTATCTAAGACCCACTCAGAATCTTCCTGTAATGTTAAATAGGCGATTGGATCTCCATTCCGGTAGTGTGTAACTTTTAAATTTTCAACCATCCAAGTTTGGTCTCCTATTCTTATTGTTTTGTATTGGTTGTTGTCAATATCCGTAACAGGTTTATTAGGTTTATTTAACCATAGTGTAAAAGATAGCTCTTCTCCATATGTAGTGCCTACTTTGTTAGTAGCATATGCTCGTACGTAATATTGTATGTTAGAATTAAGTTTGGTCATGTCAATGGATATAGTGGTATCATTGTCTGAAGCTTCAGTTTTGTAAAAATCAGATATTGTTGGATTAGGCTCTAAGCCCCAACAAATGCCACTTTCTTTAATGCTGTCGCCTCCATCTGATAATATTGAACTATTAATTGTTACCTGATTATACATTTTATTTGTTAGTATGGTTGATCCTAACTCAGGTAACTCGGGATCAATAATTATGGAATTATCTTTTTTACAGCTTATAGTAAAAAGAAAGAGAGTAGCAGAAAATAGGATGAGAACTCTACAAAGGGAATGTTTAGTGTTCATTTAAATAAAAGTTAGGTATAATTATTGTGTTAAGTTGATTAAAGATATAAATGTTTTTGAATATATGCATTAAATATTCAAAAAAATAAAAATCCCGGAAAGCATCGTTATGCAATCCGGGATTTTGGTTTAATTATAATCTATCAATCATGAGCAATAATTGCTATTCAATTCTGAACTGTGTATGCTTAATCCCTTCGCGGTTGAAGGTGTATAAAACATGTATGGTTTTATCCGATGTTTGAATAATGGCAGGATAACTGAACTGGCCTTTCTCCTCGTTTTCTAAATCAAACAATTTAGTCCAGATAATACCGTCGGTTGAGTACTCAACATCCAGTATATTTCTACCATAGAACCAGTCAGGACCTTGCTTGAGCGGATTGTTTACCATTAAAAACAAATCATCATCAATGGCAATGGCATCAATGCCCGAGTTGGAATTCACTACATTAATGGTATCTAATTCGCTCCAGTTGGTACCTGAGTAATCCGACCATGCAGTTACCACTTTGTTGTGTTTACTTCGGCAAAGCATCTCCAATTTATTATCCGGATGAGGTATAAAAGTGGGTTGAATCACTTCCAGCTGTTTTGCATTGGGTATTTCAACCATCTTCCAAGTGGTGTCTGCCTCATTAAATATCTCAACATGAGCCCTCCATATATTACCTTCAACACTTTCGGTGCTCGATCCACAAATAATCTGACCATCAATCAGCTCAACAGGTTTATTCTTGATTGGGCCCAGAAAACCATCGGGCAAATACACCGGTTCTGTCCACGATTGACCTTCGTCATCCGAAGTAATCATGGCGCCAAACCACTCACGCGGATTTTTACCCGCTTTGTAGAACAAGTACAGCTTATTGCTCTTGCTTTTAAACAGTACCGGGTTCCAACAGGCAAGAGTATCGTTATTGATAACAGGCGGTTCAATCAATTGAATCGGTTTCTGCCATTTGTTTTGTGTGTAAAAAGTCGAATAAATACCCACGTCTTTGGCCCCTTCGTAACTGCCGCCAAACCAGGCGGCAATTAATTGGTTGTTGCTGATCTCTTCCAAAGTAGCCGCATGCACACTTGGCGGAATGGTATCGTTATATGCAAATTCCGATTGTAGGTCAATTACCTTAATATCTTTTTTTGTGTTACATGATGTAAGCATCAATAGGGTAATAAGTACCTGAAGTATAAATGTTGGGTTCTTCATTTTTATATTCTTAACTACAGAGTAATTAGTTTTTAGGATTACAAAGAATCTGTTTTAATCCTATAATCTGTGGTTTATTATTTAATGATTGACGATCTAATAATCTATCAGTCTAACAATCTAAAGAATCTAATCAAGGTCTGTCCTTAATCTCTTTACCAAACTCTTTGTTAGGTGTGCTAGCCATTTCAAATACCAACTCACCACCCTTCATAATTTCTTTATATGTGATGTAGGTACGAGTTAAATCTGCTCCGTTTAAGCTGGCTTTTTGAATGTACACGTTTTCTTTGCTTTGGTTATTGGCTGTAATGGTAAACGATTTATCCTCAGGTAATGTGATAGTAGCCTTATCAAATAAAGGCGAACCAAATACAAATACACCATCGGCAGGGTTCACCTGGTAAAGTCCCATTGACGATAGTATGTACCAAGCCGACATCTGCCCACAATCTTCATTACCGCAAATACCATCGGGCTGATCGGTAAACATTTCATCCATAATACGACGCACCAATTGTGCCGTTTTCCATTGCTGTCCGGCAAAGGAATACAAGTAAGGGATGTGGTGTCCCGGCTCGTTACCTTGTGCATACATACCAATCAAACCACTGATGTCAGGCGAAGCCATATGTCCCATATCTCCCTCAACAATAAACAGGCTATCCAACTTGCTGATAAAAGCTTCATCAGAACCAAATAAATCAATTAAGCCGTGTACATCGTGAGGCACTAGCCAGGTGTATTGCCATGCATTACCTTCGGTATAATCGCCCCATTCGTGAGTTGATTCAAACGGATTGAAAGGAGTTCGGAAGCTGCCATCAGCTTTAACGGCGCGCATAAAACCGGTTTCCTTGTCAAAGTATTTTTGATAAGCCAATGCTCTGTTTGAATAGTATTCAGCAACCTCTGGTTGATTTAAGGAGTCGGCCAGCTGTGCTGTACACCAGTCGGCAATGGCATATTCCAAAGCTTTAGAAACTGATTCTTTCTCCAATTCGGCCGGAATAAATCCTCTTTCTTTTAAATATTTCACTCCGTAATCATCGCGCATCGATGATGCCTGCATGGCTTCCAAAGCTAAAGAAGCATCGATATTTGGGAATCCTTTAAAGATAGCATCAGCTACCACCGGAATAGCCGGAAATCCCACCATACAATCGGTTTCGTTACCATGCAAAGGCCAGATGGGTAATTTGCCTTGTTGTTGATAAATGGCCAGCAAGGAGTTAATCATATCCGAAACGCGTTCGGGTTGAGCAATGGTAAACAAAGGCTGTGCAGCGCGGTACGTATCCCAAAGCGAGAAAATAGTATAGTTGTCGAAGCCGGCGTTTTTGTATACTTTTTTATCGGTTCCACGGTAGTCGCCATTGGCATCGTTAAATAAAACGGGTGCTGTGTAGGCATGATAAACCGCAGTGTAAAAGGTACGAAGCTGTGCTTCATCCTTCGATTCAACCTTTATTCTTGATAGTTCTTTGTTCCATTTATTTTTGGCTTCAGCTACGGTATTATCAAAGTTCCACCCGGCATTCTCCTGTTTGATATTATCCAATGCATTATCGGTACTAACCGGCGATACGCCTACTTTTAATAATACCTCTTCGTTGGCTTTTGTATTGAATGATAGAACAGCCACAATGCTATCTTTAATGGCACTTTGTCCTTCAATAGATTTTATGCCATCGAATAGTTGAGCCTGCGTAAATGGTTTATTGGTTTGTAGTGCAAAGAACAAGATCTGATCTTTTGCCCATCCCGATGATTTACGATATCCAACCACTGTTGAATCATTAATGATGGAGATGGATGATTTGCCCGGGCGATCCCAGCCAATGCCTCGCGCCAGATTAATGGCAATGCGCGCTTCGTCACTTTCGGGATAAGTGTATTGATGAAAAGCGGTACGTTCGGTTGCCGTTAGTTCTGCCTTAATATTGTATTGAAGCAAATCAACACTGTAATAACCTGCTTCGGCGGTTTCTTTGTCGTGCGAATATAACGAAGCATAGCCTCCCAAAGGATTGGTTTTGGTTCCGGGAGTTGACTTAAGCTTGCCAGTGTAGGGTGTGATTAGGATATCGCCCAAATCGCCAATGCCGGTTCCGCTTAGGTGAGTTTGTGCAAAACCTGTCATGATTGAGTCGGAATAATGATAGCCCGAGCACCAATCCCATCCCCAGGTATAGTTGGTTGGGCCGGTTTGCACGCCTCCAAACGGAACATGAGCACCCAGAAATACATGTCCGTGATAGTCTGTTCCAATATACGGATCGACGTAATCAGTCAGTGCGACTTCTTTCTTGCTTTCTTGCTTGTTAGTGCACCCAACACCCATTGTTGCCAGTGCTAAAACTACTGCTAGTTTGTATGTTGATTTTATCATTTTATAATAGTATTAAGTATGTGTGGCCTCAATGAAAATGAGGTGTGTTTATAAAATTAAGCTTTAGTAAGACCGGGAAGCTGAGAACTTGTTTGAAGATCACCCGGCCGCACTTAAGGTTAATAAGTAAACAGGCATCATTTTCATTGTAGTCTTGACTTTCTTTGTTTCGTTTCTTGTGTCAAGACAAGAAATGAAAAGCCACCGCGGCTTGAGCGGAGAAAATCAGTAATGTATTCTTATGGTATAATAAATTTATGTTTCAATTTATTTAATAACAAATGTATGTTCCAATACCGCTTCATTGGCATTTTTCGAAACCAGAATCTTGTACTCACCTTTATATAAATTCCATTTGCTACGTTTCAGATCCCACTTTTGCAAATTGTTTGTGTTGATGGTAAATGAAAGGTTAGAAGCACCGTTTGATTTGATGCTGGTGCGCTTAAAGGCTTTTAGCTCTTTAACAGGCATACGATCAATATCAGGATACTGAATATAGATTTGTACTACATCGTCACCATCAAAATCACCTACATTACTAACTTTTACATCAAAAGTAATCTCCTGATCTTTTTTATATGCTTTGGCAGGTTGATTGATCCACTCATAATCAAAACGGGTATAACTTAACCCAAAACCGAAGGGATAGGCAACTTCGCCATTAAAATAACGATAGGTTCTGTTGGCCATGCTGTAATCTTCGTATGCAGGAAGGTCATTCAACGATTTATAAAAAGTTAATGGTAACTTACCCGATGGTGAAACATCGCCATAAATAATGTTGGCCAAAGCGGTTCCTCCTTGCTCGCCTGAGTACCACGAGTAAATGATGGCATCGGCATAAGGTGCTACTTCTTCAACATCCAAAGCACTACCGGCTGTTAGTACAGCAATAATTGGTTTATCATGTGATGCACGTAACTTCTTTAGGAATTTTAAATGAGCTTCGGGTATGCTTAAGTCTTCTTTATCGCCACCACTTTTCGATAAAAAGGCATCACCTTCCTCGCCTTCAAAAAGAGGAGTAAGGCCTAAAACAACAACTGATACATCTGACATTCCGGCGCCCCATATTCCTCCAAAATGTGTAGTGTTGGAGTAGCTTACTCCAAAATCGTATTGAACCGCTGTTCCCGGGCCCGCTTTTGAAACCAGGCCTTCAGCGTATGTTACCATATTTCCCGACATACCATGATAGTTTCCAACCAATACGCTAATATTGGCTGCGTTCTCACCTAATACCATCATCGAACCAGTTTTACTTCTATCCAATGGTAAAACTCCATCATTCTTTAAAAGGACCATACTTTTTTCGGCTGCTTTCAAAGCTAAATCAACATGGTAGTTGTTATTAATACTATCCGGACCAAAAGTTGTATAAGGCGATTCACATGGATCGTCGTAAAAACCAAGTTTAATCTGAGTAACTAAAGTTGTATAAATCGAACGATCAATATCTTTTTCGGTGATCAAACCTTGGTTGATAGCATTCATAGCCTCGCGCTGCAAAAGAGGAGAGCAGTCCATGTTAACACCTTGCTTGATAGCTGCAGCTGCAACATCAACAGCGGTAGGCAATGATTTGTGACGAAGATATATATCATCCAGCGACCAGCAGTCGGTAGTTATCTGTCCTTTAAATTTCCATTCTTTGGTTAAAATGGTTTCCAACAGGTTTTCGGAAGTACAGCAAGGCTCATCGTTTAAACGATTGTAGCCACACATTACAGCTGAAACTCCGTTATCAACTAAGGTTTTGAAAGCTGGTAAATAAGTTTCGCGCAAGTCTTTTTCGTCTACTACGGCATTAAATTCATGGCGAACTGCCTCGGGGCCACTATGTGCTGCAAAGTGTTTAGCACAGGCTGATATTTTATATTTATCAGGATCGTCGCCTTGCAGTCCATGTATAAAAGCTGTTCCTATTTGTCCGGTTAAGTATGGATCTTCACCATAGGTTTCTTGTCCACGTCCCCAGCGTGGATCGCGAAAGATATTAATATTAGGTGTCCAGTAGTTAATACCTAAGTATTGTAATCTTTTATCTTTAGCAATGGCCATATTGTGTTTGGCACGTGCTTCGGTAGAAATAGCATCTGCTACTTGATTAACTAATACCGGATCAAAAGTGGCAGCCATGGCAATAGCCTGTGGAAAAACAGTGGCTTGTCCTGCACGTGCCGAGCCATGCAATCCTTCATTCCACCAATTATAATAAGGTATCTGAAGGCGTTCAATAGCCGGAGACGAATAACCTAATAATGATATCTTTTCTTCTAGCGTTAAAGCCTGTAACAAATCGTTGGCTCTCTCATCAATAGAAAGATTGCTTTCTCTGAATTTTGAATGTTGGCTATAAATGGTTTGATTAAATAGCAGCAGTGCTGATACCATAATAAATTGTACATGTAATAGTCTTCGTCTCATTTTTTCAGCTTTTATTATTGATGAAAATCCAAAATTGATTTAAAATATTTCTGAAATGAATAATTTATTCGTTTAACGTTAGATGATTTCAAGGTTAAGTTCGGTTTTTTCTGAAGTCTTGTAAAGGATTTGTATGATTAACCTTTATGCTTCTAAATAGGGTGTTTACTAACACTAGTACTCTATTTGTTGTAAGGCAAAAGTAGAAATATTTAAAAAAGATTAAGATACTTTTATAAAAAATTAATAAAAGTTTTGGTTTAATATTAAAAAAATATACTTTTACATTGTCAAAATTACAAAGCGAAATAAAAGTCTATGGAATACTTACAATTCGATACTGAACTTGTGAAGCAACTGGATAAAGTTGAAAAGAAGAAGTATGTTCAGCAAATACGAATTGTTAAGACTTTGTATATGGATGGTTTTCAAACAACATCTAAGCTTTGTAAACGATTAAAGATAAGTGCTCCTAATATGATGTCGGTTCTTTCAGAGATGTTAGATAATAAAATCATTGAAAAGAAAGGACAGGGCAAATCAATAGGAGGACGAAAACCTGACTTGTTTGGATTAGTATCTGATGGCTTTTTTATAGTAGCTGTAGAGATGAGCATTTATAAAGTGAGCGTTGCTATTTTTGATGCAGATCACCAACAAGCTTTTGATACAGAAGAAAAATCACTTATATTAAATAATCAGCCTGAAACGCTTGGTGGTATTGTTGAATTCATCGAATCGGTTATTGAGCGGTCGGGGATTGATAAATCTAAGTTTTTAGCAGTTGGAATTAGTATGCCTGGTTTAGTTGATTCTTTTAAAGGAGTTAATTATACATATCTGAATTATGGAAACACTTCAGTTGCTCAATTAATGGAAGAAGCAATTGGTATACCCGTTTATATCGAAAATGATGCTAAAGCAATGGCACTAGCCGAATTTCGATTAGGAAGTGCTAAAGGGAAAAAGGATATTTTGGTTTTATATCTCGATTGGGGTATAGGATTAGGAATGATATTAAACGGTAATCTTTATCGTGGTACATCCGGATTTGCAGGTGAATTTAGTCATATACCAATGGTTGAAAATGGTAAATTATGCCGATGTGGTAAATTAGGATGTATCGAAACAGTAGCTTCAGGAATACGTGTTTTAGAGTTAGCTGAGGAAGGCGTTAAAGAAGGGAAAACGTCTATTTCAATTGGAGAAAGTGACTCGAAACTTAAGTATTTAGAACTAAAGAATGTTATTAAATCAGCTCTGGAAGGCGATCAATATGCAATCAAAATTTTGCACGAAACAGGAATAAATCTTGGGAAAGCCATTTCTATTTTAATACAGCTTTTTAATCCGGAACTAATTGTATTGTGTGGTATGTTGTCGCAATCGGGCGATTTAATTACAACACCCATTCAGCAAGGAATAAATACCCATGCAATGAAACAAATTAGTGAAAAAACAAACATTGTTATTACTGAATTTGGAAATAACATAGCCATGTTGGGAGCAGTAGCTGTAGTAATGGAAAATGCTTTTGAAAAGCATATAGCAAACTAGATTGAACCATAGTTTTTATGAGGGGAAAGCAGTGAAAACTGCACATAAATGCTATTTAGAAAAGTTGGGAAGTTATGAATAAAGAGTGTTACATTGGCGTTGATATAGGGGGTACAAAAATGCACTTTGCCTATGTTGATCAGGGAAAAGTAGTAAAGCAATTCAGAACATCAACAGATGCTTATCGATCAAAAACTGAAATTGTTAATGATTTAATTAACGGTGTCCAAAAATTGATGGATAATAATGTTGCAGGCATTGGAATTGGTGTTCCTGGTTTAATTGATGTTGAAAAAGGGATTGTTTATAATGTACAGAATATTCCAGCCTGGAAAAATGTTGAGTTAAAATCAGTATTAACTCAATATTTCAGATTGCCTGTGTTTATTGGTAACGATGCCAATTGCTTTTTATTAGGAGAGAAATTTTACGGCAAGGGGAAAGCCTATACAAATTTGGTAGCACTTGCTTTGGGTACAGGAGTGGGTGCTGGTGTGCTGGTAAACGGTCAGTTACATGTTGGAAATTTATCAATGGCTGGTGAATTCGGTGGAATTGGTTATCGCGATGCCGATTTTGAAAACTATTGTAGTGGAAAATTCTTTCAACGTGCTTGTAACAGCAATGGTAAAGAGATATCTGAAAAAGCGATAGCCGGTGATGCCGAAGCTGTGAGGCTATTTAATGAATTTGGTGAGCATGTCGCTCATTTGTTAGAAACAATAATCTATTCATATGGTCCGGAAGCCATTGTGTTAGGTGGCTCGTTGGCTAATGCATTTAAACTTTTTGAACCAGGCATGAAGGAAACATTTAAAAAGTTTCCACATCAAAATGCACTGAATACAACAATAATTGTAAGTTCAGAGAATAATGAAATACCTGTATTAGGTGCTGCTGCACTGGTACCGTATTATTTGAAAGCTTACAAATCGGAAAATATTTTAGAATCGGCATAAGTGTAACTATTACACGTTAAGCGGTAGATGTGCTTAATGTAGAGTAATATATTGACAAATAGTATTTAATAGCCTATTATAGTTCAAATTCAGGTGAAAATACTATTAAGAGGAAAGAAAGTAGGAATAGTGTTATTCGAAATATAGTGATGAAAAAAAATCTGTTTACCTATCTGTTTATAGTATTGTTTTCGGCCCAAATGATGAATGCTCAACATGAGCATCCCCAAACAGAGCATTATACGGCTCCTAAAGATCCAAAAGTTTTAGAAAAGCTTGATGAATGGCAGGACCTAAAGTTTGGTATCATCATCCATTGGGGATTATATGCTGTGCCTGGTATTATTGAATCATGGTCAATTTGTTCTGAAGACTGGATTGAAAGGGACAGTACTATAAGTTATAACGATTATAAAAACTGGTATTTTGGTTTAAAAGATCAATTTAACCCGATTAAATTTAATCCAGAGCAATGGGCTGTAGCTTCTAAAGCAGCAGGAATGAAATATTTGGTTTTTACAACCAAGCACCACGATGGATTTTGTATGTGGGATACGAAGCAAACAGATTATAGTATTACGCACTCACCGTTTGGTTCAAACGAAAAATCTGATGTATTAAAATATATTTTAGATGCATATCGTGATCAAGATTTTATGGTTGGTACTTACTTTTCTAAACCAGATTGGCATTCAGAATATTACTGGTGGCCTAAATATGCAACTCCAAACCGAAATAACAATTACGATGCCAATAAAAATCCATGGAGATGGAATCAATTTAAAAAATACACTTATAACCAAATTCAGGAATTAATGACTGGTTATGGTGATGTTGATTTGCTTTGGTTAGACGGTGGTTGGGTTCGTCCACTAGAAACAGTAACTGATGAAGTTAGGGCATGGGGAGCCCCTATTCCATCATGGAGTCAGGATATTGATATGCCTGCGATAGCAAAAATGGCACGTACAAATCAACCAGGTCTTTTAATAGTGGATAGAACAGTAGGTGGTTTGTATGAAAACTATCAAACACCCGAACAAAGAATTCCCGATCATGCTTTAGATCATCCGTGGGAAAGTTGTATAACCTTGGGTGGAGCCTGGGGGTATATTCCAACTGACTCATATAAACCAACTTCGCAAATAATCAGAACATTAGTTGAAGTAGTTGCTAAAGGTGGTTCTTTATTGTTGGGGGTAGGTCCAACACCTGAAGGAGAATTTACTCCTCAACAAGTAGAAAGTTTAAAGAAAATTGGACAGTGGATGGATAAAAATGGAGAAGCTATCTATGCCACACGTGCCTTAAAAAATTGTCAGAGTGAAAATGTGTTTTTTACTCAATCAAAAGATAAGAAAACAGCTTATGCAATAGCTTGTTACGATGAAAGTCATGCTTTAGAGTCTACTCTATCGTGGGTTGGAAATGTGCCTGCTAAGGGAAGTGTAATGAGGTTGGTTAGTAATGGTAAAAAAGTAAAATACAAGGTAGATGGTGATACTGTAACTGTTAGTTTACCTACTGATTTTAAATTGCCTTTAGCCAAAGCAATTGCTTTTAAATATAAGCAGTAAATAAGCTACTGAAACTAGAGTTAATTAAGCCCGAAGGGGAAACAAATTATAAAGAAACTAAAATATCGGAGTGGTAAGTTTCTTTTGGATCAACTTGTTACGATTTGCCCGTTTCAAGTTGATTCCAAGAGATTATAAAAAAGGTAAATACTCTATACAAAGTATAAAGTGATGTATTGTAGTATATGTTGAGTTGGTGATGATAAAATATTTATGAAATATCTATAAAACTTAGTGTATATGAGAAAGGCTAACAATGAAAAAGGAAATGAAAACTGAGAGATAAATCTTAAAAATTGAATCTATTAAATTATTCACTTAACAAGTTGGAATCTATGAAAAAGACAATTGTTAGAGCAACCATGCGAAGGTTTCGATCAGGCTTGAAACCTCTATTCGTATTGGGTTTGTGTTTAGTCGCTTTTACGCAGTTTGTAAGTGCAGAAGGTAGTATTACTGGTAATTACAATGCCTTACAACAAGATGGAAAAACAGTTACTGGTAGGGTACTCGATTCAAATGGTGAACCGTTGATTGGGGTATCTATTGTAATTGAAGGAACAACTCAGGGTGTTATCACCGATTTAGATGGTAATTATTCAATTGTAGTTCCATCAGAAGAAAGTGTATTACTTTTTTCATTTATTGGTTTTAATGCTGAAAAAGTACCTGTTGCAGGTAAGAGCAGTATTAACATTACTTTAATTGAAGATGTTACAGAACTAGAAGGTGTTGTTGTTACTGCTTTAGGTATTAAACGCGAAAAGAAAGCGTTAACCTATTCTCAACAGACTGTATCAACAGATGAGTTGAGTGAAGCTCGTTCATTAAACGTTGCTAACTCACTATCTGGTAAAGTTGCTGGTTTGAACTTTTCAACAACCGGGGGCGGTGTTGGTAGTTCGTCAAGGGTAACTTTACGTGGTAACCGTTCATTAACTGGTAACAACCAACCGTTATATGTTATTGATGGTGTGCCAATGGATAACAATGTAGCTAATACAGCTTCTGCCGATATTGGTGGCCGTACTTCTTCGGATGGTATTTCAAATATCAACCCAGAGGATATTGAATCAATGTCTGTATTGAAAGGTGCTTCTGCTGCTGCTTTGTATGGTACACGTGCAAGTAACGGTGTTATCATCATCACAACTAAAAAAGGTGCAAAAGGTCAGGATGCAAAAATCACAATTTCATCTAACTTGATGTTCTCTAAGGCATATAATATGTTGAATTTGCAAGATACTTATGGACAAGGTTCAAAAGGTCTCTATGATCCAACTAGTCGCTTAAGCTGGGGTCCTGAAATGAATGGACAACAAGTTGATGCTTGGCAATTGTCTTTTAACCCAAACTATGCCGGTCCTGCTACTTATTCTATGACTCCACAACCGGATAATGGTATGGATTTCTTCGAAACAGGTTACAACTGGGCAAAATCGGTTTCAGCTTCGATGGGTAACGAAAAAATCCAAGGTTATTTCTCATATACAAATACAACAGCACAAGGTATTGTAAAAGGAAATGAATTGAGTCGTCATAACTTAAATATACGTTTGACAAGTGATTTAACTGATAAATTGCATTTGGATGCTAAAACCAACTTCATTTCTCAAACAATTGATAACCCTTTAAATACAGGTGAAAGTTCAGTGGGTGAAGCGGTATATACAATGCCTCGAAGCATGCAATATTCGCAATACAAAGACTATGATTATATTGATGCAGCAGGTTTATTGCAGTATAATTATCCAAATCCGAACTCAATTGGTGGCTTAGGTGGTAACCCATATTGGTATGCATTACGTCAACCATATACCGAGGAAAGAGATCGTTTTATTGGTTTTGCATCTGCAAAATATGATTTCACTGAAGATTTAAGTTTAATGATTCGTTCAGGTATTGACCAATCAACTAATAAAAACGTTTCATCACAATACGCATCAATGTCTGTATTGGGTAATGATGTAGGTAGTTATTCCGAAACAACAGGTCAAACAATGGAACTTAACTCTGATTTCTTATTATCATATAATAAAGATTTAGGAGATTTCCGTTTTGGAATTAATTTAGGTGGAAACTCATTATATCAAAGAAGATATTCATTAAATGTAGGAGGACAATTAAGTCGTAGAAACTTCTTTGCTATTAGTAATTTAGATACTACAACTCCAACATCAAGCTTCTACGAAAAGAGAATCAATTCAATGTATGCTTTTGGTCAGTTGGGCTATAAAGAATACTTATACCTAGATGTTACTGCTCGTAATGATTGGTCTTCAACTTTACCTTCAGATAATAGATCTTATTTCTATCCATCCGTTGGTTTAACTGCTGTTTTAAGCGATATGCTTAATATCGAATCTAATTTCCTTACTTTCTTGAAAGCACGCGGATCGTATGCTCAGGTAGGTAACGATACCGATCCATACCGTTTAAGTAATGAGTTATTATAC includes:
- a CDS encoding GH92 family glycosyl hydrolase, translated to MIKSTYKLAVVLALATMGVGCTNKQESKKEVALTDYVDPYIGTDYHGHVFLGAHVPFGGVQTGPTNYTWGWDWCSGYHYSDSIMTGFAQTHLSGTGIGDLGDILITPYTGKLKSTPGTKTNPLGGYASLYSHDKETAEAGYYSVDLLQYNIKAELTATERTAFHQYTYPESDEARIAINLARGIGWDRPGKSSISIINDSTVVGYRKSSGWAKDQILFFALQTNKPFTQAQLFDGIKSIEGQSAIKDSIVAVLSFNTKANEEVLLKVGVSPVSTDNALDNIKQENAGWNFDNTVAEAKNKWNKELSRIKVESKDEAQLRTFYTAVYHAYTAPVLFNDANGDYRGTDKKVYKNAGFDNYTIFSLWDTYRAAQPLFTIAQPERVSDMINSLLAIYQQQGKLPIWPLHGNETDCMVGFPAIPVVADAIFKGFPNIDASLALEAMQASSMRDDYGVKYLKERGFIPAELEKESVSKALEYAIADWCTAQLADSLNQPEVAEYYSNRALAYQKYFDKETGFMRAVKADGSFRTPFNPFESTHEWGDYTEGNAWQYTWLVPHDVHGLIDLFGSDEAFISKLDSLFIVEGDMGHMASPDISGLIGMYAQGNEPGHHIPYLYSFAGQQWKTAQLVRRIMDEMFTDQPDGICGNEDCGQMSAWYILSSMGLYQVNPADGVFVFGSPLFDKATITLPEDKSFTITANNQSKENVYIQKASLNGADLTRTYITYKEIMKGGELVFEMASTPNKEFGKEIKDRP
- a CDS encoding sialidase family protein — encoded protein: MKNPTFILQVLITLLMLTSCNTKKDIKVIDLQSEFAYNDTIPPSVHAATLEEISNNQLIAAWFGGSYEGAKDVGIYSTFYTQNKWQKPIQLIEPPVINNDTLACWNPVLFKSKSNKLYLFYKAGKNPREWFGAMITSDDEGQSWTEPVYLPDGFLGPIKNKPVELIDGQIICGSSTESVEGNIWRAHVEIFNEADTTWKMVEIPNAKQLEVIQPTFIPHPDNKLEMLCRSKHNKVVTAWSDYSGTNWSELDTINVVNSNSGIDAIAIDDDLFLMVNNPLKQGPDWFYGRNILDVEYSTDGIIWTKLFDLENEEKGQFSYPAIIQTSDKTIHVLYTFNREGIKHTQFRIE
- a CDS encoding ROK family protein, producing MEYLQFDTELVKQLDKVEKKKYVQQIRIVKTLYMDGFQTTSKLCKRLKISAPNMMSVLSEMLDNKIIEKKGQGKSIGGRKPDLFGLVSDGFFIVAVEMSIYKVSVAIFDADHQQAFDTEEKSLILNNQPETLGGIVEFIESVIERSGIDKSKFLAVGISMPGLVDSFKGVNYTYLNYGNTSVAQLMEEAIGIPVYIENDAKAMALAEFRLGSAKGKKDILVLYLDWGIGLGMILNGNLYRGTSGFAGEFSHIPMVENGKLCRCGKLGCIETVASGIRVLELAEEGVKEGKTSISIGESDSKLKYLELKNVIKSALEGDQYAIKILHETGINLGKAISILIQLFNPELIVLCGMLSQSGDLITTPIQQGINTHAMKQISEKTNIVITEFGNNIAMLGAVAVVMENAFEKHIAN
- a CDS encoding glycoside hydrolase family 3 N-terminal domain-containing protein codes for the protein MRRRLLHVQFIMVSALLLFNQTIYSQHSKFRESNLSIDERANDLLQALTLEEKISLLGYSSPAIERLQIPYYNWWNEGLHGSARAGQATVFPQAIAMAATFDPVLVNQVADAISTEARAKHNMAIAKDKRLQYLGINYWTPNINIFRDPRWGRGQETYGEDPYLTGQIGTAFIHGLQGDDPDKYKISACAKHFAAHSGPEAVRHEFNAVVDEKDLRETYLPAFKTLVDNGVSAVMCGYNRLNDEPCCTSENLLETILTKEWKFKGQITTDCWSLDDIYLRHKSLPTAVDVAAAAIKQGVNMDCSPLLQREAMNAINQGLITEKDIDRSIYTTLVTQIKLGFYDDPCESPYTTFGPDSINNNYHVDLALKAAEKSMVLLKNDGVLPLDRSKTGSMMVLGENAANISVLVGNYHGMSGNMVTYAEGLVSKAGPGTAVQYDFGVSYSNTTHFGGIWGAGMSDVSVVVLGLTPLFEGEEGDAFLSKSGGDKEDLSIPEAHLKFLKKLRASHDKPIIAVLTAGSALDVEEVAPYADAIIYSWYSGEQGGTALANIIYGDVSPSGKLPLTFYKSLNDLPAYEDYSMANRTYRYFNGEVAYPFGFGLSYTRFDYEWINQPAKAYKKDQEITFDVKVSNVGDFDGDDVVQIYIQYPDIDRMPVKELKAFKRTSIKSNGASNLSFTINTNNLQKWDLKRSKWNLYKGEYKILVSKNANEAVLEHTFVIK
- a CDS encoding fibrobacter succinogenes major paralogous domain-containing protein: MNTKHSLCRVLILFSATLFLFTISCKKDNSIIIDPELPELGSTILTNKMYNQVTINSSILSDGGDSIKESGICWGLEPNPTISDFYKTEASDNDTTISIDMTKLNSNIQYYVRAYATNKVGTTYGEELSFTLWLNKPNKPVTDIDNNQYKTIRIGDQTWMVENLKVTHYRNGDPIAYLTLQEDSEWVLDKKGAYCAYDDDPSNANKVGYLYNGYAIMDKRSICPDGWHIPSKEEWQTLIDYLGGTPVAGDYIKSREVWDYSNNYYKPPFSYTNLSGFTALPGGMRWHSKPQNTTTSYTNVNGGEAFFATTEYCSDNINNMWFMGLQSNWSSANLWPTMTKECGQSVRCIKD